Proteins from one Salmonella bongori NCTC 12419 genomic window:
- the pta gene encoding phosphate acetyltransferase: MSRIIMLIPTGTSVGLTSVSLGVIRAMERKGVRLSVFKPIAQPRAGGDAPDQTTTIVRANSNLPAAEPLKMSHVESLLSSNQKDVLMEEIIANYHANTKDAEVVLVEGLVPTRKHQFAQSLNYEIAKTLNAEIVFVMSQGTDTPEQLNERIELTRSSFGGAKNTNITGVIVNKLNAPVDEQGRTRPDLSEIFDDSSKAQVIKIDPAKLQGSSPLPVLGAVPWSFDLIATRAIDMARHLNATIINEGDIKTRRVKSVTFCARSIPHMLEHFRAGSLLVTSADRPDVLVAACLAAMNGVEIGALLLTGGYEMDARISKLCERAFATGLPVFMVNTNTWQTSLSLQSFNLEVPVDDHERIEKVQEYVANYINADWIESLTATSERSRRLSPPAFRYQLTELARKAGKRVVLPEGDEPRTVKAAAICAERGIATCVLLGNPDEINRVAASQGVELGAGIEIVDPEVVRESYVARLVELRKSKGMTEPVAREQLEDNVVLGTLMLEQDEVDGLVSGAVHTTANTIRPPLQLIKTAPGSSLVSSVFFMLLPEQVYVYGDCAINPDPTAEQLAEIAIQSADSAIAFGIEPRVAMLSYSTGTSGAGSDVEKVREATRLAQEKRPDLMIDGPLQYDAAVMADVAKSKAPNSPVAGRATVFIFPDLNTGNTTYKAVQRSADLISIGPMLQGMRKPVNDLSRGALVDDIVYTIALTAIQASQQQ, translated from the coding sequence GTGTCCCGTATTATTATGCTGATCCCTACCGGAACCAGCGTCGGCCTGACCAGCGTCAGCCTCGGCGTCATCCGTGCTATGGAACGCAAAGGCGTTCGTCTGAGCGTCTTTAAACCTATCGCCCAACCGCGCGCTGGCGGCGATGCGCCTGACCAGACCACCACTATTGTTCGCGCAAACTCTAATTTGCCGGCGGCTGAACCGCTGAAAATGAGCCACGTTGAATCTCTGCTGTCCAGCAATCAGAAAGATGTGCTGATGGAAGAGATCATCGCCAACTACCATGCGAATACCAAAGACGCAGAAGTGGTGCTGGTTGAAGGTCTGGTTCCGACCCGTAAACACCAGTTCGCTCAGTCACTGAACTACGAAATCGCGAAAACGCTGAACGCGGAAATCGTTTTTGTCATGTCTCAGGGCACCGATACGCCAGAACAATTGAACGAGCGTATCGAACTGACGCGCAGCAGCTTCGGCGGCGCGAAAAACACCAATATTACTGGCGTCATTGTCAACAAACTGAATGCGCCGGTTGATGAACAAGGCCGTACTCGCCCGGATCTGTCAGAGATTTTTGACGACTCTTCCAAAGCGCAGGTCATCAAAATCGATCCTGCTAAACTGCAGGGATCCAGCCCGTTGCCGGTACTTGGCGCGGTGCCGTGGAGCTTCGATTTGATCGCTACCCGCGCTATCGATATGGCACGTCACCTGAACGCAACCATCATTAACGAAGGCGATATCAAAACCCGCCGCGTTAAATCCGTCACGTTCTGCGCGCGTAGCATTCCGCATATGTTGGAACACTTCCGTGCAGGGTCTCTGCTAGTGACCTCCGCAGACCGTCCGGACGTGCTGGTTGCTGCCTGTCTGGCCGCGATGAACGGCGTAGAAATCGGCGCCCTGCTGTTAACCGGCGGCTATGAAATGGACGCGCGTATTTCTAAACTGTGTGAGCGGGCTTTCGCCACCGGCCTGCCGGTATTTATGGTGAACACCAACACATGGCAGACCTCGCTAAGCCTGCAGAGCTTCAATCTGGAAGTCCCGGTTGATGACCACGAGCGCATTGAAAAAGTTCAGGAATACGTCGCGAATTACATTAACGCTGACTGGATCGAGTCGCTGACCGCGACCTCTGAGCGTAGCCGTCGCCTCTCTCCGCCAGCGTTCCGCTATCAGCTGACCGAGCTGGCGCGCAAAGCCGGCAAACGTGTGGTGCTGCCGGAAGGCGACGAACCGCGTACCGTGAAAGCGGCGGCCATTTGCGCTGAACGCGGTATCGCCACCTGCGTACTGTTAGGCAACCCGGATGAAATTAACCGCGTTGCGGCATCCCAGGGCGTTGAGCTGGGCGCGGGTATCGAAATTGTCGATCCGGAAGTGGTCCGTGAAAGCTACGTCGCCCGTCTGGTGGAATTGCGTAAGAGCAAAGGCATGACCGAACCCGTTGCCCGCGAACAGCTGGAAGACAACGTAGTACTCGGTACGCTAATGCTGGAGCAGGACGAAGTCGACGGTCTGGTTTCCGGTGCGGTTCACACTACTGCTAACACCATCCGTCCACCGCTGCAGCTGATCAAAACGGCGCCGGGCAGCTCTCTGGTTTCTTCTGTGTTCTTCATGCTGCTGCCGGAACAGGTTTACGTTTATGGCGACTGCGCGATCAACCCGGATCCGACCGCAGAACAACTGGCTGAAATCGCGATTCAGTCCGCAGACTCCGCTATTGCTTTCGGTATCGAACCGCGCGTAGCAATGCTCTCCTACTCCACCGGCACTTCTGGCGCAGGCAGCGACGTAGAGAAAGTCCGTGAAGCAACCCGTCTGGCGCAGGAAAAACGTCCTGACCTGATGATCGACGGTCCGTTGCAGTATGATGCCGCGGTGATGGCTGACGTGGCGAAGTCCAAAGCACCGAACTCACCGGTGGCTGGCCGCGCTACCGTGTTCATCTTCCCGGATCTGAACACCGGTAACACCACTTACAAAGCGGTACAGCGTTCTGCCGACCTGATCTCCATCGGGCCGATGCTACAGGGTATGCGCAAGCCGGTGAACGACCTGTCCCGTGGCGCGCTGGTTGACGATATCGTCTATACCATCGCCCTGACCGCGATTCAGGCTTCCCAACAGCAGTAA
- a CDS encoding SLC13 family permease translates to MNGELIWVLSLLAIAVVLFATGKVRMDAVALFVIVAFVLSGTLTLPEAFSGFSDPNVILIAALFIIGDGLVRTGVATVVGTWLVKMAGSSEIKMLVLLMITVAGLGAFMSSTGVVAIFIPVVLSVSMHMQTSPSRLMMPLSFAGLISGMMTLVATPPNLVVNSELLREGLHGFSFFSVTPLGLVVLALGIVYMLLMRFMLKGDTPGVQGGKRRTFRDLIREYRLTGRARRLAIRPGSPMVGQRLDDLKLRERYGANVIGVERWRRFRRVIVNVNGVSEFRARDVLLIDMSAAEVDLREFCGEQLLEPMVLRGEYFSDQALDVGMAEISLIPESELIGKSVREIAFRTRYGLNVVGLKRDGVALEGSLADEPLLMGDIILVVGNWKLISQLGQKGRDFVVLNMPVEVSEASPAHSQAPHAIFCLVLMVALMLTDEIPNPIAAIIACLLMGKFRCIDAESAYKAIHWPSIILIVGMMPFALALQKTGGVSLVVKGLMDIGGGYGPYMMLGCLFVLCAVIGLFISNTATAVLMAPIALAAAKSMGVSPYPFAMAVAMAASAAFMTPVSSPVNTLVLGPGNYSFSDFVKLGVPFTLIVMAVCIVMIPVLFPF, encoded by the coding sequence GTGAACGGTGAATTGATTTGGGTTCTCTCTTTACTGGCGATTGCCGTCGTATTGTTTGCGACAGGCAAAGTACGTATGGATGCGGTTGCTTTATTCGTCATTGTCGCTTTTGTCCTTAGTGGCACTTTGACCCTTCCGGAAGCCTTTTCCGGCTTTAGCGATCCGAACGTCATTCTTATTGCTGCCTTATTTATTATCGGTGATGGTCTTGTGCGTACCGGTGTCGCGACGGTGGTTGGCACCTGGCTGGTTAAAATGGCGGGCAGCAGCGAAATCAAGATGCTGGTTTTGCTCATGATTACTGTCGCCGGGCTTGGTGCATTTATGAGTTCAACCGGCGTGGTGGCGATTTTCATCCCCGTCGTTCTGAGCGTTTCTATGCATATGCAGACCTCGCCTTCTCGTCTGATGATGCCGCTTAGCTTTGCGGGGCTTATCAGTGGAATGATGACGCTGGTGGCGACCCCGCCGAACCTGGTGGTTAACAGTGAGCTGCTGCGTGAAGGGCTTCACGGTTTCAGCTTTTTTAGCGTTACGCCGTTGGGACTGGTGGTACTGGCGCTCGGTATAGTTTATATGCTGCTCATGCGCTTTATGCTGAAAGGCGATACGCCAGGCGTGCAGGGAGGGAAGCGGCGTACTTTCCGCGATCTTATCCGTGAGTACCGTCTGACGGGGCGCGCGCGCCGTCTGGCGATTCGTCCCGGTTCGCCGATGGTGGGGCAGCGACTGGACGACCTTAAACTTCGCGAACGTTACGGTGCGAACGTTATCGGCGTTGAACGTTGGCGGCGCTTTCGACGAGTTATCGTCAATGTGAACGGCGTATCGGAGTTTCGCGCTCGCGACGTGCTGCTGATTGATATGTCGGCAGCGGAGGTTGACCTCAGGGAGTTCTGCGGCGAGCAACTGCTGGAACCGATGGTATTGCGGGGAGAATATTTTTCCGATCAGGCGCTGGATGTCGGGATGGCGGAAATTTCTTTGATTCCGGAATCCGAATTGATAGGCAAGTCGGTGCGCGAAATCGCCTTCCGTACCCGTTATGGGCTGAATGTGGTGGGTCTGAAACGTGACGGCGTTGCGCTCGAGGGCTCACTTGCCGATGAACCGCTGCTGATGGGCGATATCATTCTGGTGGTGGGTAACTGGAAACTGATCAGCCAGCTTGGGCAAAAAGGCCGCGACTTTGTGGTGCTGAATATGCCGGTTGAGGTCAGTGAAGCCTCTCCTGCACACAGTCAGGCGCCGCACGCCATTTTTTGTCTGGTACTGATGGTGGCGCTGATGCTGACTGACGAAATCCCCAACCCGATTGCGGCAATTATTGCTTGCCTGTTGATGGGAAAATTTCGTTGTATTGATGCTGAAAGCGCCTACAAAGCGATCCACTGGCCCAGTATTATTTTGATTGTCGGCATGATGCCATTTGCGCTGGCGCTGCAAAAAACCGGCGGCGTCTCGCTGGTGGTGAAAGGATTAATGGATATTGGCGGGGGCTACGGGCCGTACATGATGCTGGGATGCCTGTTTGTGCTGTGCGCCGTTATCGGGTTGTTTATTTCCAATACGGCAACGGCGGTACTGATGGCGCCTATTGCGCTGGCGGCGGCGAAATCAATGGGCGTATCGCCTTATCCGTTTGCGATGGCGGTGGCGATGGCGGCATCAGCCGCCTTTATGACGCCAGTGTCTTCGCCAGTCAATACGCTGGTTCTGGGGCCGGGAAATTATAGTTTTAGTGACTTTGTGAAGCTTGGGGTGCCGTTCACGCTTATTGTGATGGCGGTTTGTATTGTGATGATACCAGTGTTGTTCCCCTTTTAA
- the yfcC gene encoding putative basic amino acid antiporter YfcC, translating to MSVITESKPAKKWAMPDTLVIIFFVAILTSIATWVVPVGMFDSQEVQYQVDGQTKTRKVVDPHSFRIVTNEAGEAQYHRVQFFTTGDERPGLMNFPFEGLTSGSKFGTAVGIIMFMLVIGGAFGIVMRTGTVDNGILALIRHTRGNEVLFIPVLFILFSLGGAVFGMGEEAVAFAIIIAPLMVRLGYDSITTVLVTYIATQIGFASSWMNPFCVVVAQGIAGVPVLSGSGLRIGVWVVATLIGLIFTLVYASRVKKNPQLSRVHESDHYFREQQDEVVQRPFTVGDWLVLLVLTGVMVWVIWGVIVHAWFIPEIASQFFTMGVVTGLIGVIFRLNGMTLNVMASSFTEGARMMIAPALLVGFAKGILLLAGNGEAGEPSVLNTLLNSIAHGISGLNNAIAAWFMLLFQAVFNFFVTSGSGQAALTMPLLAPLGDLVGVNRQVTVLAFQFGDGFSHIIYPTSASLMATLGVCRVDFRNWLKVGASLLGLLFIMSSIVVIGAQMMGYH from the coding sequence ATGTCTGTCATCACAGAATCAAAGCCAGCCAAAAAATGGGCGATGCCCGATACGCTGGTCATCATCTTTTTTGTCGCCATTTTAACCAGTATCGCCACCTGGGTAGTGCCCGTAGGGATGTTTGATAGCCAGGAGGTGCAATATCAGGTCGATGGCCAGACAAAAACCCGAAAAGTCGTCGATCCACATTCTTTCCGCATTGTAACCAATGAGGCCGGTGAAGCGCAGTATCACCGCGTACAATTTTTCACCACTGGCGATGAAAGACCGGGGCTGATGAATTTTCCCTTTGAAGGGTTAACGTCCGGCTCAAAATTCGGCACTGCCGTCGGTATCATCATGTTTATGCTGGTAATCGGCGGCGCATTCGGCATCGTCATGCGTACCGGTACTGTGGATAACGGTATTCTGGCGCTCATTCGCCACACGCGCGGTAACGAAGTCTTGTTTATTCCGGTGCTATTTATCCTCTTTTCGTTAGGGGGGGCAGTATTTGGCATGGGCGAAGAGGCGGTCGCCTTTGCGATTATCATTGCCCCACTCATGGTCAGGCTGGGCTATGACAGCATTACCACCGTTCTGGTGACCTATATCGCCACTCAAATTGGCTTTGCCAGTTCGTGGATGAACCCCTTCTGCGTGGTCGTCGCCCAGGGGATCGCTGGCGTGCCAGTGCTGTCCGGTTCCGGGCTACGTATTGGGGTCTGGGTTGTCGCCACACTGATTGGGCTGATTTTTACGCTGGTCTACGCTTCACGCGTGAAAAAGAATCCGCAGCTCTCCCGCGTTCACGAATCCGATCATTATTTCCGCGAACAGCAGGATGAAGTCGTGCAGCGCCCTTTCACTGTTGGTGACTGGCTGGTACTGCTGGTGCTGACCGGAGTAATGGTTTGGGTCATCTGGGGTGTAATCGTCCACGCCTGGTTTATTCCGGAGATCGCCAGCCAGTTTTTCACCATGGGCGTGGTGACAGGCCTTATCGGCGTCATCTTCCGCCTCAACGGGATGACGCTTAACGTGATGGCATCCTCATTTACCGAAGGAGCAAGAATGATGATCGCTCCGGCGTTACTGGTCGGTTTTGCTAAAGGCATTCTGCTACTGGCAGGCAACGGCGAAGCAGGGGAGCCCAGCGTACTCAATACACTGCTTAACAGTATCGCTCACGGTATAAGCGGGCTTAATAATGCCATCGCTGCCTGGTTTATGCTGCTTTTTCAGGCCGTATTTAATTTCTTTGTGACCTCCGGTTCGGGTCAGGCGGCATTGACCATGCCACTGCTGGCGCCGCTTGGCGATCTGGTCGGCGTTAACCGCCAGGTGACTGTTCTGGCCTTCCAGTTTGGTGATGGCTTCAGCCATATTATCTATCCGACCTCGGCCTCGCTGATGGCGACACTGGGCGTGTGCCGGGTCGACTTTCGCAATTGGCTGAAAGTGGGGGCATCACTCCTGGGGCTGCTGTTTATTATGTCCAGCATAGTGGTCATTGGCGCACAGATGATGGGATATCATTGA
- a CDS encoding transketolase family protein, with translation MIKLAPAGLKDDIEMRKVYAGFVAGQIEAGSPIIALEADLMSSMAMDSVARDYPQHVINCGIMEANVIGTAAGLALTGRKPFVHTFTAFASRRCFDQLFMALDYQRNNVKVIASDAGVTACHNGGTHMSFEDMGIIRGLAHSVVLEVTDAVMFADILRQLMDLDGFYWLRTIRKQAPSIYAPGSTFTIGKGNVLREGNDITLIANGIMVAEALEAARQLEQEGISAAVIDMFTLKPIDRMLVKNYAEKTKRIVTCENHSIHNGLGSAVAEVLVENCPVPMRRVGVKERYGQVGTQDFLQQEYGLTADAIVEAAKSMC, from the coding sequence ATGATTAAGCTTGCGCCCGCAGGGCTTAAAGATGATATCGAAATGCGCAAAGTTTACGCTGGTTTTGTCGCCGGACAGATTGAGGCTGGCAGCCCGATTATTGCACTTGAGGCCGATTTAATGAGCTCAATGGCGATGGACAGCGTAGCGCGTGACTACCCGCAGCATGTCATTAACTGCGGCATTATGGAAGCGAATGTGATTGGCACCGCGGCTGGACTGGCGTTGACTGGACGCAAGCCGTTTGTCCATACCTTTACCGCCTTTGCCAGTCGTCGTTGTTTTGATCAGCTCTTTATGGCGCTGGATTATCAGCGTAACAACGTCAAAGTGATTGCCTCCGATGCCGGGGTGACGGCCTGTCATAATGGCGGCACTCACATGTCTTTTGAAGATATGGGTATTATTCGCGGGCTGGCGCATTCCGTAGTACTGGAGGTAACGGATGCGGTGATGTTCGCGGATATTTTGCGCCAGCTCATGGACCTGGACGGCTTTTACTGGCTGCGTACCATTCGTAAGCAGGCGCCGAGTATCTATGCGCCGGGCTCTACTTTCACCATTGGTAAAGGCAACGTACTGCGCGAGGGGAATGATATTACGCTTATCGCTAATGGCATTATGGTGGCGGAGGCGCTGGAGGCGGCGCGCCAGCTGGAGCAGGAGGGCATCAGCGCCGCAGTCATCGATATGTTTACCTTAAAGCCTATCGATCGCATGTTAGTGAAAAATTACGCGGAAAAAACCAAACGTATTGTCACTTGTGAAAACCACAGTATCCATAATGGGCTGGGGTCTGCGGTGGCGGAAGTGCTGGTCGAAAATTGCCCGGTGCCGATGCGTCGTGTCGGCGTCAAAGAACGTTATGGGCAGGTAGGAACGCAGGATTTCTTACAGCAGGAGTATGGACTCACCGCAGATGCGATTGTAGAGGCAGCGAAATCAATGTGTTAA
- the alaA gene encoding alanine transaminase AlaA, translating into MSPIEKSSKLENVCYDIRGPVLKEAKRLEEEGNKVLKLNIGNPAPFGFEAPDEILVDVIRNLPTAQGYCDSKGLYSARKAIMQHYQARGMRDVTVEDIYIGNGVSELIVQAMQALLNSGDEMLVPAPDYPLWTAAVSLSGGNAVHYLCDESSDWFPDLDDIRAKITPRTRGIVIINPNNPTGAVYSKELLMEIVSIAREHNLIIFADEIYDKILYDDAEHHSIAALAPDLLTVTFNGLSKTYRVAGFRQGWMVLNGPKKHAKGYIEGLEMLASMRLCANVPAQHAIQTALGGYQSISEFILPGGRLYEQRNRAWELINDIPGVSCVKPRGALYMFPKIDAKRFTIHDDQKMVLDFLLQEKVLLVQGSAFNWPWPDHFRIVTLPREDDLEMAINRFGRFLSGYHQ; encoded by the coding sequence ATGTCCCCCATTGAAAAATCCAGCAAACTCGAAAATGTCTGTTATGACATACGTGGCCCCGTTCTGAAAGAAGCGAAACGCCTGGAAGAAGAAGGTAATAAAGTTCTTAAACTGAATATCGGCAACCCCGCCCCCTTCGGATTCGAAGCGCCGGACGAAATTCTGGTCGATGTCATTCGTAATCTGCCGACAGCGCAAGGCTATTGCGACTCGAAAGGGCTCTATTCCGCCCGTAAAGCAATTATGCAGCATTACCAGGCCCGGGGAATGCGCGATGTGACCGTGGAAGATATTTATATTGGTAATGGTGTTTCCGAACTGATCGTTCAGGCGATGCAAGCGTTGCTTAACAGCGGCGATGAAATGCTGGTTCCTGCGCCCGATTATCCGTTGTGGACAGCAGCGGTATCGCTCTCCGGCGGTAACGCAGTACACTATCTTTGTGATGAATCTTCCGACTGGTTCCCGGACCTTGACGATATCCGCGCCAAAATTACCCCGCGTACGCGTGGCATTGTGATTATTAATCCAAACAACCCTACCGGCGCCGTTTATTCTAAAGAATTGTTGATGGAAATTGTTAGCATTGCGCGCGAGCATAATCTCATCATCTTCGCCGATGAAATTTATGACAAGATCCTCTACGACGATGCCGAACATCACTCCATCGCCGCACTGGCGCCGGACCTGTTGACCGTCACCTTTAATGGTTTGTCTAAAACCTATCGTGTTGCCGGTTTTCGCCAGGGCTGGATGGTATTAAACGGGCCTAAAAAACATGCGAAGGGTTATATCGAAGGCCTGGAGATGTTGGCTTCAATGCGCCTGTGCGCCAATGTCCCGGCGCAACATGCCATTCAGACCGCGCTCGGCGGTTATCAAAGCATTAGTGAATTTATCCTGCCTGGTGGCCGTCTGTATGAACAGCGTAACCGCGCCTGGGAGTTGATTAACGATATTCCCGGCGTCTCCTGTGTAAAACCGCGCGGCGCGTTATACATGTTCCCGAAGATCGACGCTAAACGCTTTACTATCCATGATGACCAGAAGATGGTGCTGGATTTCCTGCTACAGGAAAAAGTGCTACTGGTGCAAGGCAGCGCCTTTAACTGGCCGTGGCCGGACCACTTCCGTATTGTGACACTACCGCGTGAAGATGACCTGGAGATGGCTATCAACCGCTTTGGGCGTTTTCTCTCAGGCTACCATCAATAA
- the yfbR gene encoding 5'-deoxynucleotidase, which translates to MKQSHFFAHLSRLKLINRWPLMRNVRTENVSEHSLQVAMVAHALAAIKNRKFGGQLNAERIALLAMYHDASEVLTGDLPTPVKYFNSQIAQEYKAIEKIAQQKLVDMVPDELRDIFAPLIDENTWSEEEQSIVKQADALCAYLKCLEELAAGNNEFGLAKTRLEKTLELRRSQEMDYFMAVFVPSFHLSLDEISQDSPL; encoded by the coding sequence ATGAAGCAGAGCCATTTTTTCGCCCATCTCTCCCGCCTGAAACTGATTAACCGCTGGCCGCTGATGCGTAACGTGCGCACGGAAAACGTCTCCGAACATAGTTTGCAGGTAGCGATGGTCGCTCATGCTCTGGCGGCGATAAAAAACCGTAAATTCGGCGGACAGCTCAACGCTGAACGCATCGCGCTTCTGGCAATGTACCATGATGCTTCTGAAGTACTGACAGGCGATCTGCCGACGCCGGTAAAATATTTTAACTCCCAGATAGCCCAGGAATATAAAGCGATCGAAAAAATCGCCCAACAAAAGCTGGTTGATATGGTACCGGATGAACTGCGCGATATTTTTGCGCCGCTTATCGATGAGAATACCTGGAGCGAAGAAGAACAGTCGATTGTGAAACAGGCCGATGCGCTTTGTGCCTACCTGAAATGTCTGGAAGAGCTGGCAGCGGGAAATAATGAGTTTGGGCTTGCGAAAACACGGCTGGAAAAAACTCTGGAATTACGCCGCAGTCAGGAGATGGATTATTTTATGGCGGTGTTCGTACCAAGTTTCCATCTTTCTCTTGATGAGATTAGTCAGGACTCGCCGCTTTAG
- a CDS encoding YfbU family protein, whose protein sequence is MEMTNAQRLILSNQYKMMTMLDPTNAERYRRLQTIIERGYGLQMRELDREFGELTEETCRTIIDIMEMYHALHVSWTNLKDTQAIDERRVTFLGFDAATEARYLGYVRFMVNVEGRYTHFDAGTHGFNAQTPMWEKYQRMLKVWHACPRQYHLSANEINQIINA, encoded by the coding sequence ATGGAAATGACCAACGCTCAACGTTTGATTTTGTCTAACCAGTACAAAATGATGACAATGCTCGATCCCACTAACGCCGAGCGCTACCGCCGCTTACAGACAATTATAGAACGCGGTTATGGCCTGCAGATGCGTGAGTTGGATCGCGAGTTCGGCGAGCTGACGGAAGAGACCTGTCGTACCATCATTGATATTATGGAGATGTATCATGCTTTGCACGTCTCCTGGACCAACCTCAAAGATACGCAAGCCATCGACGAACGTCGCGTTACCTTCCTTGGATTTGATGCCGCGACGGAGGCTCGTTATCTGGGCTATGTCCGTTTTATGGTGAATGTCGAAGGGCGTTACACCCACTTTGACGCCGGGACGCACGGCTTTAATGCCCAGACGCCGATGTGGGAAAAATATCAGCGTATGTTGAAGGTCTGGCACGCCTGCCCGCGTCAGTACCACCTGAGTGCGAATGAAATTAACCAAATCATTAATGCCTGA
- the ackA gene encoding acetate kinase, whose amino-acid sequence MSSKLVLVLNCGSSSLKFAIIDAVNGDEYLSGLAECFHLPEARIKWKMDGSKQEAALGAGAAHSEALNFIVNTILAQKPELSAQLTAIGHRIVHGGEKYTSSVVIDESVIQGIKDSASFAPLHNPAHLIGIAEALKSFPQLKDKNVAVFDTAFHQTMPEESYLYALPYSLYKEHGVRRYGAHGTSHFYVTQEAAKMLNKPVEELNIITCHLGNGGSVSAIRNGKCVDTSMGLTPLEGLVMGTRSGDIDPAIIFHLHDTLGMSVDQINKMLTKESGLLGLTEVTSDCRYVEDNYATKEDAKRAMDVYCHRLAKYIGSYTALMEGRLDAVVFTGGIGENAAMVRELSLGKLGVLGFEVDHERNLAARFGKSGFINKEGTRPAVVIPTNEELVIAQDASRLTA is encoded by the coding sequence ATGTCGAGTAAGTTAGTACTGGTTCTGAACTGCGGTAGTTCTTCACTGAAATTTGCAATTATTGATGCAGTTAATGGTGATGAATACCTTTCTGGTTTAGCCGAATGTTTCCATCTGCCAGAAGCGCGTATCAAATGGAAAATGGACGGCAGTAAACAAGAAGCGGCTTTAGGTGCAGGCGCCGCTCACAGTGAAGCGCTGAACTTTATCGTTAACACTATTCTGGCACAAAAACCAGAACTGTCTGCGCAGTTAACTGCAATTGGTCACCGTATCGTACACGGCGGCGAGAAGTATACCAGTTCCGTCGTCATTGATGAGTCTGTTATTCAGGGCATCAAAGACTCCGCCTCTTTCGCACCGCTGCATAACCCGGCTCACCTGATTGGTATCGCCGAAGCGCTGAAATCCTTCCCGCAGCTGAAAGACAAAAACGTTGCCGTCTTTGATACCGCCTTCCATCAGACCATGCCGGAAGAGTCTTACCTGTATGCCCTGCCGTACAGCCTGTACAAAGAGCACGGCGTTCGCCGCTATGGCGCGCACGGTACCAGCCACTTCTATGTGACTCAGGAAGCGGCAAAAATGCTGAACAAACCGGTGGAAGAACTGAACATCATTACCTGCCACCTGGGCAACGGGGGCTCTGTTTCCGCTATCCGTAACGGTAAATGCGTCGATACCTCAATGGGTCTGACCCCGCTGGAAGGTCTGGTGATGGGTACCCGTTCCGGCGACATCGACCCGGCAATTATCTTCCACCTGCATGACACTCTGGGCATGAGCGTGGATCAGATCAACAAAATGCTGACCAAAGAATCCGGCCTGTTAGGTCTGACCGAAGTCACCAGCGACTGTCGTTATGTTGAAGACAACTACGCGACGAAGGAAGACGCGAAACGCGCGATGGACGTTTACTGCCACCGCCTGGCGAAATACATCGGTTCTTACACTGCGCTGATGGAGGGTCGCCTGGACGCAGTGGTGTTCACCGGTGGTATCGGTGAAAACGCCGCAATGGTTCGTGAACTGTCCCTGGGCAAACTGGGTGTGCTGGGCTTTGAAGTCGACCACGAACGTAACCTGGCCGCTCGTTTCGGCAAATCTGGTTTCATCAACAAAGAAGGTACCCGTCCGGCGGTGGTGATCCCAACCAACGAAGAACTGGTTATCGCGCAGGACGCGAGCCGTCTGACTGCCTGA
- the yfbV gene encoding terminus macrodomain insulation protein YfbV gives MSTPDHRSVNFFSLFRRGQHYAKTWPMEKRLAPVFVENRVIRMTRYAIRFMPPIAVFTLCWQIALGGQLGPAVATALFALSLPMQGLWWLGKRSVTPLPPSILNWFYEVRGKLQEAGQAMAPVEGKPDYQALADTLKRAFKQLDKTFLDDL, from the coding sequence ATGTCGACACCGGATCATCGCTCCGTAAATTTTTTTAGCTTATTTCGCCGGGGGCAGCACTACGCGAAGACGTGGCCGATGGAAAAGCGGCTGGCGCCCGTTTTCGTCGAAAACCGCGTTATTCGTATGACGCGCTATGCCATACGGTTTATGCCGCCTATCGCGGTCTTTACGTTATGCTGGCAAATCGCTCTGGGTGGTCAGCTGGGTCCGGCTGTGGCGACCGCACTGTTCGCGCTGAGTTTACCCATGCAGGGACTCTGGTGGTTAGGGAAACGTTCTGTGACGCCATTGCCGCCTTCGATCCTCAACTGGTTTTATGAAGTCCGGGGGAAATTGCAGGAGGCCGGACAAGCGATGGCGCCAGTAGAAGGCAAGCCGGATTATCAGGCATTAGCTGACACGCTTAAGCGCGCCTTCAAACAACTGGATAAAACTTTCCTTGATGATTTGTAA